One part of the Mya arenaria isolate MELC-2E11 chromosome 3, ASM2691426v1 genome encodes these proteins:
- the LOC128225741 gene encoding acetylcholine receptor subunit alpha-like 1, giving the protein MCNLFGYSDGNDDAKRLYHDLLIQNKYNKLIRPIGNNTNKPLMVRMGIRLSQIIDVDELNQVMTTNVWLRQEWYDFKLTWHPVEYGGVDRLYVPSELIWLPDIVLYNNADGDFEVQLLTKATVMYTGLIIWEPPAIYKSACIMDVEFFPFDVQNCSLKFGSWTYDGFEIDLVHVCANDSDSTEVIVNGIDLSEFYQSVEWDVISVTAKKNIKRYICCLEPYIDVTFHVTMRRKTLFHTVTLILPCAVISFLTVLVFYLPSDSEEKITLCISVLLSLTVFFLLLTEIIPPSSVVIPLIGKYLLFTMILVTLSIIVTVCILTIHFRSPATHNMSHWTQTVFLHILPKMLCMKRPIMRKYRLMKCNGVKQRNRKLEPSFIRCDERHVTSQPREGLHLLEEDQQCRNCQRGSAVNRRVEVAFTDVKYISDHLKEEDEYSSNIEDWKFVAMVLDRMFFWIFTSASIIGTFGILLQAPTLYDDRSALSAETFKWGYC; this is encoded by the exons ATGTGCAATCTTTTTGGGTATTCCGACGGCAACGACGATGCAAAACGCTTGTACCACGATCTACTGATCCAGAACAAGTACAACAAACTGATTCGGCCCATCggaaacaacacaaacaaaccTCTTATGGTGAGGATGGGAATTCGGCTGTCACAAATCATCGACGTC GATGAGCTGAACCAGGTGATGACGACCAATGTCTGGCTGAGACAG GAGTGGTATGATTTCAAGCTGACGTGGCACCCAGTTGAATACGGGGGTGTCGACCGCCTATATGTCCCATCTGAACTTATTTGGCTCCCCGATATTGTCCTGTATAATAA CGCCGACGGAGATTTTGAAGTCCAACTCCTAACGAAGGCGACCGTCATGTATACCGGCCTCATCATTTGGGAGCCACCAGCTATTTACAAAAGCGCTTGTATCATGGATGTCGAATTTTTCCCTTTTGACGTGCAAAACTGTTCCTTAAAATTTGGATCCTGGACGTACGATGGATTTGAAATAGATTTAGTTCATGTTTGCGCAAATGACTCTGATTCAACAGAGGTTATTGTCAATGGAATAGATCTCAGCGAATTTTACCAAAGCGTCGAATGGGACGTTATTTCGGTAACTGctaaaaagaatattaaaagaTACATTTGCTGTCTTGAACCTTATATTGACGTTACATTCCATGTAACCATGCGGAGAAAGACATTATTTCACACAGTTACCTTGATCCTACCATGTGCTGTCATATCATTTTTAactgttcttgttttttatcTACCATCAGACAGTGAGGAGAAGATAACCTTATGTATATCAGTACTTCTCTCTCTTACTGTCTTCTTTCTTTTGCTCACAGAAATAATTCCTCCCTCGTCGGTCGTTATCCCCTTGATTGgcaaatatttactgtttacGATGATTTTAGTTACCCTATCAATCATTGTCACCGTTTGTATCCTAACAATTCATTTTCGGTCACCAGCCACGCATAACATGTCTCACTGGACGCAAACTGTGTTTCTCCACATTCTTCCGAAAATGTTATGCATGAAACGTCCTATCATGCGGAAATATAGACTAATGAAGTGCAATGGAGTCAAACAGCGGAACCGCAAGCTAGAACCGAGCTTTATACGATGCGATGAGAGACATGTTACATCTCAACCGCGCGAAGGGTTGCATTTATTGGAAGAAGACCAACAGTGTCGCAATTGTCAACGAGGTTCAGCTGTAAATAGACGCGTTGAGGTCGCTTTTACCGATGTAAAATACATCTCCGACCATCTAAAAGAGGAGGATGAATATTCATCG AACATTGAAGATTGGAAGTTTGTTGCTATGGTTTTGGACCGCATGTTCTTTTGGATATTTACATCAGCGTCTATCATCGGCACATTTGGAATACTTCTGCAAGCACCAACACTATACGACGACAGATCTGCGTTATCGGCAGAAACGTTTAAGTGGGGCTATTGTTGA